A genomic window from Glycine max cultivar Williams 82 chromosome 17, Glycine_max_v4.0, whole genome shotgun sequence includes:
- the LOC100819597 gene encoding uncharacterized protein isoform X1, producing MESPISIRDTEIPLQMQNIIDASTASYIKSLHSLRATAQETARCQDLRVLTPNPNPVHSTTFVLLAHSLTHHLSFSPVQLDEVKAKLRETEDDFVKALAVKTRKEAKRMALMDVVASAKARVEDLSASIRDHRTKKQEYAAFISLGNLVVTTDEHEESAFNSASAPVLSMSSVRRDFLGKENEHQAEPTEGNKQFKKQNVHRRLKSSVLSPGSASSVCQSPRLKMLTMQVI from the exons ATGGAGTCCCCAATCTCAATCCGCGACACTGAGATCCCTCTTCAAATGCAGAACATCATCGACGCTTCCACCGCTTCTTACATCAAATCCCTCCATTCCCTCAGAGCCACAGCTCAAGAAACTGCTCGATGTCAAGATCTTCGGGTTTTGACTCCAAACCCTAACCCCGTACACTCCACTACTTTCGTCTTACTcgctcactcactcactcaccaTCTTTCTTTCTCCCCAGTTCAACTAGACGAGGTTAAAGCTAAACTCAGAGAGACCGAGGATGATTTCGTTAAAGCACTTGCag TCAAGACCCGTAAAGAGGCCAAGCGAATGGCTTTGATGGATGTTGTTGCTTCTGCAAAGGCCAGAGTTGAAGACCTCAGCGCAAGTATTCGGGACCATCGAACCAAAAAACAAGAATATGCCGCATTTATATCTCTCG GGAATTTAGTTGTGACAACTGATGAACATGAAGAATCTGCCTTTAACTCTGCATCTGCTCCAGTTTTATCAATGTCATCTGTTAGAAGAGATTTTCTAGGCAAGGAAAATGAGCATCAAGCTGAACCTACAGAAGGCAATAAACagttcaaaaaacaaaatgtgCACAGAAGGCTAAAATCATCAGTTTTATCTCCTGGATCTGCTTCATCTGTTTGCCAGTCTCCTCGTTTGAAG ATGCTGACTATGCAGGTGATATAA
- the LOC100819597 gene encoding uncharacterized protein isoform X2 produces MESPISIRDTEIPLQMQNIIDASTASYIKSLHSLRATAQETARCQDLRVLTPNPNPVHSTTFVLLAHSLTHHLSFSPVQLDEVKAKLRETEDDFVKALAVKTRKEAKRMALMDVVASAKARVEDLSASIRDHRTKKQEYAAFISLGNLVVTTDEHEESAFNSASAPVLSMSSVRRDFLGKENEHQAEPTEGNKQFKKQNVHRRLKSSVLSPGSASSVCQSPRLKV; encoded by the exons ATGGAGTCCCCAATCTCAATCCGCGACACTGAGATCCCTCTTCAAATGCAGAACATCATCGACGCTTCCACCGCTTCTTACATCAAATCCCTCCATTCCCTCAGAGCCACAGCTCAAGAAACTGCTCGATGTCAAGATCTTCGGGTTTTGACTCCAAACCCTAACCCCGTACACTCCACTACTTTCGTCTTACTcgctcactcactcactcaccaTCTTTCTTTCTCCCCAGTTCAACTAGACGAGGTTAAAGCTAAACTCAGAGAGACCGAGGATGATTTCGTTAAAGCACTTGCag TCAAGACCCGTAAAGAGGCCAAGCGAATGGCTTTGATGGATGTTGTTGCTTCTGCAAAGGCCAGAGTTGAAGACCTCAGCGCAAGTATTCGGGACCATCGAACCAAAAAACAAGAATATGCCGCATTTATATCTCTCG GGAATTTAGTTGTGACAACTGATGAACATGAAGAATCTGCCTTTAACTCTGCATCTGCTCCAGTTTTATCAATGTCATCTGTTAGAAGAGATTTTCTAGGCAAGGAAAATGAGCATCAAGCTGAACCTACAGAAGGCAATAAACagttcaaaaaacaaaatgtgCACAGAAGGCTAAAATCATCAGTTTTATCTCCTGGATCTGCTTCATCTGTTTGCCAGTCTCCTCGTTTGAAGGTATGA
- the LOC100819597 gene encoding kinetochore protein SPC25 homolog isoform X4, producing MESPISIRDTEIPLQMQNIIDASTASYIKSLHSLRATAQETARCQDLRVLTPNPNPVHSTTFVLLAHSLTHHLSFSPVQLDEVKAKLRETEDDFVKALAVKTRKEAKRMALMDVVASAKARVEDLSASIRDHRTKKQEYAAFISLALAASKGKLNESIERKDETQVISWYNRVLGFQVKGGRGN from the exons ATGGAGTCCCCAATCTCAATCCGCGACACTGAGATCCCTCTTCAAATGCAGAACATCATCGACGCTTCCACCGCTTCTTACATCAAATCCCTCCATTCCCTCAGAGCCACAGCTCAAGAAACTGCTCGATGTCAAGATCTTCGGGTTTTGACTCCAAACCCTAACCCCGTACACTCCACTACTTTCGTCTTACTcgctcactcactcactcaccaTCTTTCTTTCTCCCCAGTTCAACTAGACGAGGTTAAAGCTAAACTCAGAGAGACCGAGGATGATTTCGTTAAAGCACTTGCag TCAAGACCCGTAAAGAGGCCAAGCGAATGGCTTTGATGGATGTTGTTGCTTCTGCAAAGGCCAGAGTTGAAGACCTCAGCGCAAGTATTCGGGACCATCGAACCAAAAAACAAGAATATGCCGCATTTATATCTCTCG cTTTGGCAGCATCTAAAGGGAAGTTAAATGAAAGCATTGAACGGAAAGATGAAACACAGGTCATTTCTTGGTACAATAGGGTCCTTGGTTTTCAGGTAAAAGGTGGACGTGGTAATTGA
- the LOC100819597 gene encoding uncharacterized protein isoform X3, which yields MESPISIRDTEIPLQMQNIIDASTASYIKSLHSLRATAQETARCQDLRVLTPNPNPVHSTTFVLLAHSLTHHLSFSPVQLDEVKAKLRETEDDFVKALAVKTRKEAKRMALMDVVASAKARVEDLSASIRDHRTKKQEYAAFISLALAASEGKLPKSYFYKTKFPSKIFTCKHTFEGNQTCHQNEFTLQTEFGASQMENQT from the exons ATGGAGTCCCCAATCTCAATCCGCGACACTGAGATCCCTCTTCAAATGCAGAACATCATCGACGCTTCCACCGCTTCTTACATCAAATCCCTCCATTCCCTCAGAGCCACAGCTCAAGAAACTGCTCGATGTCAAGATCTTCGGGTTTTGACTCCAAACCCTAACCCCGTACACTCCACTACTTTCGTCTTACTcgctcactcactcactcaccaTCTTTCTTTCTCCCCAGTTCAACTAGACGAGGTTAAAGCTAAACTCAGAGAGACCGAGGATGATTTCGTTAAAGCACTTGCag TCAAGACCCGTAAAGAGGCCAAGCGAATGGCTTTGATGGATGTTGTTGCTTCTGCAAAGGCCAGAGTTGAAGACCTCAGCGCAAGTATTCGGGACCATCGAACCAAAAAACAAGAATATGCCGCATTTATATCTCTCG cTTTGGCAGCATCTGAAGGGAAGTTACCCAAGTCTTACTTCTACAAAACTAAGTTTCCAAGTAAAATTTTCACGTGCAAACATACTTTTGAGGGTAACCAAACATGCCACCAAAATGAGTTTACTCTCCAAACTGAGTTTGGAGCTTCCCAAAtggaaaaccaaacatag